The Tistrella bauzanensis DNA window GGATGGTGACGTCCAGCGCCGTGGTGGGTTCATCGGCGATCAGCAGCCGCGGATTGCAGGCGATCGCCATGGCGATCACCACCCGCTGGTTCATGCCCCCCGACAACTGATGCGGATAGGCATCGATCCGCGATTTCGCGTCGGGGATGCCGACCTGCGCCAGGAGATCGATCGCGCGGTCGCGCAATTGCCGGCGGTTGCCGCCCTCATGCACCTTCAGCGCCTCGATGATCTGGAAGCCGACGGTGAAGCAGGGGTTCAGGCTGGTCAGGGGATCCTGGAACACCATCGCCACATCGCGGCCGGTCAGGCGGCGGCGGGCGCGGGGCGACAGGGTCAGCAGATCGGTGCCGTCGAAGCGGGCGGTGCGGGCGGTGACGGTGGCGGTCGCGGGCAGCAGGCCCATGATCGCCAGCGAGCTGACGCTCTTGCCAGACCCGCTTTCGCCGACGATCCCCAGCACCTCACCCGCATCGACGCTGAGCGAGATGTCGTCGACGGCGCGGAAGGCCCGTCTGCCCGCGCCGAAGGTGACGGTCAGCCCGTCGATTTCGAGCAGAGACATCAGCGTTTCATCCTGGGATCGAGGGCATCGCGCAATCCGTCGCCGAGCAGGTTGAAGGCCAGCACGGTAATCAGGATCGCCAGCCCCGGCAGGGTCACCACCCACCAGGCGCGCTGGATGTATTGCAGCACGCCGGCCAGCATCGTGCCCCATTCAGGGGTCGGCGGCTGGGCGCCCAGGCCCAGGAAGCCCAGCGCCGCCGCATCCAGGATCGCGGTGGAAAACCCCAGCGTCGCCTGCACGATCAAGGGCGCCATGCAATTGGGCAGGATCGCCTGGAACATCAGCCGCAACGGCCGGGCGCCGGCGAGGCGCGAGGCGGTGACATATTCCTTGTTGACCTCGCCCATCGCGGCCGCCCGGGTCAGACGCACATAATGCGGCAGCACCACGATCGCGATCGCGAACATGGCGTTGGCAAGACCGGGCCCCAGGATCGCCACGATCGCGATCGCCAGCAGCAGGCTGGGCAGGGCCAGCATGACATCCATCAGCCGCATGATCAGCGTGTCGACCACACCGCCGAAGAAACCGGCCACCAGCCCCAGCAGGATGCCGGCCGCCAGCGACAGGGTGACGACGATGATGCCGATCAGTAGGCTGAGCCGGGCGCCGTGGATCAGGCGCGAGAGCATGTCGCGCCCAACATCATCGGTGCCCAGCGGATAGACCCAGTTGCCGCCCTCGACGAAGGCCGGCGGCAGCAGCAGGGCATCGCGGAACTGGGCATTCGGGCTGTGTGGCGCCACCAGATCGGCGAACACCGCCAGAAACGCGATCACCAGGATGATCGCCAGCCCGGAGACGGCGCCGGGATTGCGCTTGAAATCGGCCCAGAAGGCCAGAATGGCCCGGGGCGGCACCGGGGCGCCGGTGCCGGCCGGGGCCGCCGCCGGCAGACCGGCCGGCGGCGGCAGGTTGCTGTCAGCGTGCATGTCGGATCCGCGGATTGATGATGCCATAGAGAAGATCGACGATCAGGTTGACCACGATCACGACGCAGGACACCAGCAGGATGCCGCCCTGTACCGAGGGATAATCCCGCCGGCCGATCGACTCGATCAGCCATTTGCCGATCCCCGGCCAGGCGAAGATGGTCTCGGTCAGGATGGCCCCGGCCAGCAGCAGGCCCACCTGCAATCCGATCACGGTGATCACCGGGATCAACGCATTGCGCAGGGCATGCACCAGCACCACGCGCACCGGGTTCAGCCCCTTGGCGCGGGCGGTGCGGACGTAGTCCTCGCCCAGAACCTCCAGCATCGACGACCGGGTCATCCGCGCGATCACCGCCAGCGGGATGGTGCCCAGCACGATCGCCGGCAGCACCAGATGATGCAGCGCCGACCAGAAGGCTTCAGGTTCGTCCGACAGCAGCGTGTCGATCAGCATGAACCCGGTCACAGGCTCGATGTAATAGAGCACGCTGATCCGGCCCGAGACCGGCGTCCAGCCCAGCGTCACCGAAAACAGCAGGATCAGCAGCAGGCCCCACCAGAAGATCGGCATCGAATAGCCGGTCAGGGCACCGGCCATCACGGTGTGATCAAGTGCGGTTCCACGGCGCACGGCGGCGATGATCCCGGCGGGCAGGCCGATGATCAGGGCGAACAGCATGGCGGTGACGCTGAGTTCCAGCGTGGCCGGAAACAGGGTCATGAACTCGTCGAGCACCGGCGTGCGGGTGACCAGCGAGCGGCCGAAATCCCCCTGGAGCAGGGACCACAGATACATCACGTATTGCTCGATCATCGGACGATCGAGGCCGAGCTGCGCCATCATCTGGGCGTGGCGTTCGGGCGACATGCCGCGTTCACCGGCAAGCATGGCCACCGGGTCACCGGGGATCAGCCGGATCAGGATGAAGGCGAACAGGGTGACGCCGAGGAAGGTCGGAATGACCAGGCCCAGGCGCCGGAACACAAAAGCGAACATTCAGGAACGACCGCGCAAGCGGCACGGGCCGGCATCGTCCGCGGGAGCCAGGGCAAATCCGTCGGGGGCAGATGTCAGATCGGGATGGGCGCCTCAAGCGGCGGGCGGATGGCGACGCGCGGCCCGAAGACCGCCCGTCACCACCCGCCGCACCCGCGGTCTCAGCGGGCCTGCGCCTCAGTCCTTGAGGCTCGGGCCATAGAAGTAATGGCCGCCGAGCGGATCGATCCGCCAATCCTGCACCTCTGGCCGGATCGGCTGATACACCACCGAATGGGCGATGGTCATCCAGGGCGCCTGTTCCTTGAACACGACCTGCGCCTCTTCATACAGCTTGGTCCGCTCGCCCTGATCGGCGACGGTCTTGGCCTTCATGATCAGGTCGTCGAACGGCTTGTAGCACCAGCCGGCATAGTTGGAACCGCCATTGGCCGCGTCGCAGCCAAGCAGCACCGCCAGGAAGTTGTCGGGGTCGCCATTGTCGCCGGTCCAGCCCAGCAGCAGGGTCTGGTGTTCGCCGGCCTGGGCGCGCTTCAGATACTCGCCCCACTCATAGGAGACGATATTGGCCTTCACGCCGATCGCGGCCCAGTCGGACTGGATCATCTCGGCCATGCGCCGCGCGCCGGGGTTATAGGGCCGCTGCACCGGCATCGCCCAGATGTCGGTCTCGAACCCGCCCTCAAGGCCGGCTTCCTTCAGCAGCGCCTTGGCCTGCTCCGGGTCGTAAGGGTAATCCTCGACCTTGTCGTTATACGACCAGATGGTCGGCGGGATCGGGTTCTTGGCAACCTTGCCGGCACCCTGATAGATCGCCTCGATGATCGCCGCCTTGTTGGTGGCCAGGTTCAGCGCCTGGCGGACCTTGACGTCATCGAACGGCTTCTTGCGCACGTTGAACGCCAGATAGCCGATGTTCAGCCCTTCCTGCGACATCAGGTTGACGTCGGGGTCGCTGCCCATCTGCGCCAGATCGGCCGGGTTGGGGAACGGCATCACATGACATTCGCCGGCCTTGATCTTGGCATAGCGCACCGAGGCGTCGGGCGTGATCGAGAACACCAGCGTGTCGATATCACCCTTGCCGCGCCAGTAATCGGGATGCGCCTTATAGCGGATCACCGCGTCCTTCTGGTAATTGACCAGCTGGAACGGGCCGGTGCCCACCGGCTCAAGATCGACTTTCTCGGGCGTGCCGGCCGTCTGCATCTTGTCGGCATATTCGGCCGACAGGATCGAGGCGAAATCCATCGCCATATTGGCGATGAACGGTGCTTCCGGGCGGTTCAGAACGAATCGGACGGTCTGGTCGTCGACCTTTTCGACCGCTTTGAGCAGCGACGGCATGCTCATGCCCTGGAAGTATTCATACGTGCCCCCCGAAACCTTGTGGTACGGGTGATCGGGGTTCAACTGACGCTCGAAGCTGTAGACCACGTCATCGGCGTTGAAGTCGCGGCTGGGGGTGAACCCCTTGACCGACTGGAACTTCACACCCTTGCGCAGGTGGAAGGTGTAGGTCAGGCCGTCATCCGACACGTCATAGCGCTCGGCCAGGCCCGGCTTCACCGTCGTCGTGCCGCGCTCGAATTCCACCAGCCGGTTGTAGACGTTGCGCGAACTGGCATCGAAGGTCGTGCCTGAGGTGAAGAGCTGCGGGTTGAACCCCTCGGGGCTCCCCTCCGAGCAGTACACCATCGTCTTCGCCTCGGCGGCACCAACCGCACCGAGCAGGGCCACGGCAGCCGCCGCACCCATCAGAGCCTTGTACATGAAGTCTCCCTCCGGAAATCGCTCCGCCGGACCTGACCTCGGCAGCATCTCCCCCAAGATGCCGGTGACCCTCGGTCCCTCTCCTGCCCGCGGATTTCCATCGAGCCTATGCCAGCAACGATACAACCGTCAACGCCAGTGGAACACACGCCCGCGCTTCATGTGGTATACCATCAGGACGCCTGTGGTTGGGACGCACGCGTGACGAGCGAGAGCGCCGACGATCATATCTCTGGCCTCACAACCCCGGCAGCGTCGGCGCCGGAAAGTCCGGGTTCACCACCAGCGGGTCGCCAGGGCCGACCGGCACCACCCGGGTCGGGTTGATGGTGGTGTGGCTCCAGTAATAATGCCAGCGGATATGGGCGTCATCGATGGTCGCGGCCACGGCCGGGACGGCCGCGATGCGGGCGGTCAGCGCGCGCAGCATCCGGTAGTCGGCAATCCGCCGGCGGTTGCATTTGAAATGGCCGTGATAGACCGGATCGAAGCGGATCAGGGTGGTGAACAGCCTGAGATCGGCTTCCGTCATCCGCCCGCCGACCAGCCAGCCGGCGCCGGCCGCCAGGCGTGCCTCCATCTGGTCGAGGGCCGCGAACAACGGCTCGACCGCATCCTCATAGGCCGCCTGGGTGGTGGCGAAGCCGGCCTTGTAGACGCCGTTGTTGATCGCGTCATAGACCAGCGCGTTGACCGCGTCGATCTCGTCCCGCAGGTCATCGGGGCACAGCACCAGATCCGGATTGCCATGGGCCGGCGCCAGATGGTCGAAGGCACGGTCCAGCATCCGCACCAGTTCGGCGCTTTCATTGTTCACGATCGTGGCGCGCTCGCGGTCCCACAGCACCGGCACCGTCACCCGGCCGGTATAGCCGGGATTGGCCGAGGCATAAACCTGATGCAGCGCCGTGTGTCCTGCCAGATCGTCGCCGGTCGCCCCGGCGAAGGCCGGCGCATCCGGCCCCGCTTCCACCGGCGCGCCGAAGGTCCAGCCGGCGCCGCCCATGCGCGGGTCGACCACGCTGACCGAAATCGCATCCTCCAGCCGCTTCAGCTTACGCCAGATCAGCGTGCGATGCGCCCAGGGGCAGGCCAGCGACACATACAGATGATAGCGGCCGGGCACCGCCGGCAGGCCGTCGTCATCCGGGGTCAACGCCAGCCGGTCGCGGAAGCGGCTGGCCTCGCGTTCGAAACGACCGCCGGATTTCGCGGTGTCGTACCAGCGATCGTGCCAGACGCCGTCGATCATCACGCCCATAATGGTCGCCTCTCTGGTTGATGTCCTGGAAAGCGGCCCGGCGCCGGACGGGGGTAACAGCCCCCGACCCGGCGCCGGGCGATGATCGGTGCGCGGTCAGGCGCCGGCGAGCTTTCTGGCAATACCGGCGACATGGGCACCCTGGAAGCGTGCCATCGACAGCTCCTTGGCGCTGGGCTGGCGGCTGCCATCGCCGCCGGCCAGCGAACCGGCGCCATAGGGGCTGCCACCACGGGCCTCGGAAATGTCGAACAGTTCCGGGGCCGCATAGGGCAGGCCCACGATCACCATGCCGTGATGGGCCAGCGTCGGCCAGAAGGTCAGCACGGTCGACTCGTTGCCACCGCCGGTCGCGGTCGACACGAACACGCTGCCGACCTTGCCGACCAGCTTGCCCTGCGCCCATAGGCCGCCGGTCTGGTCGAGGAAGCTGCGCATCTGGGCGGCCATGTTGCCGAAGCGGGTCGGGGTGCCGAAGATGATCGCGTCATAGTCGGGAAGTTCGGCCGGCGTCGCCTCGGGAGCGGCCTGGTCCAGCTTGGCGCCGGCCTTTTCGGCCACCTCGCGCGGCATGGTCTCGGGCACCCGCTTCACGGTCACCTCGACGCCGTCGACCGATGCAGCGCCCTCGGCCACGGCGCCCGCCATCGTCTCGATATGGCCGTACATGCTGTAATACAGGACCAGAACCTTGGTCATCGTCATCATTCCCCGGTTGCCGCGCCGGCCATCCGAAGCGTGTCGCCCGGGCCGCGCTGGTGTCTGTTCTCCCCATGAATGTAGCACTGGCGGTTTGGCTTACTACCGGCAACAATGGAAATGGATTGTCACCCTCAGATCAACAAAGCCGGAGCGGCGGGCCGATGGATCACCTGACCAGCATGGCGGTGTTCGCGCGCGTGGTGGAAGCGCAGAGCTTCTCGTCGGCGGCGCGGGCGCTGGGCTTGTCGAAATCGGCGGTGTCCAAGCACATCGGCCGGCTGGAAGACCGGCTGGGCGCCCGGCTGCTGAACCGCACCACCCGCAGGCTCAGCCTCACCGAGATGGGCGAGGTCTATTATCGCCGGTGCGCGCGCATCCTGCGCGAGGCGGAAGAGGCCGATCTTGAGGTCGGGCGGCTTCAGGACGAGCCGCGCGGCACGCTGCGCATCAACGCGCCGATGTCGTTCGGCCTGCTGCATCTGGCCCCCTGCCTGCCCGGCTTCATGGAGCGATACCCCCATGTCCGGGTCGAGGTGTCGCTGGACGACCGTTTCGTCGATGTGGTCGATGAAGGCTATGATCTGGTGGTGCGGATCGGCAATCTGGCCGACAGCAGCCTGATCGCCCGCAAGCTGGCCGAAAGCCGGACCATGGTGGTGGCGACGCCCGGCTATTGGGACACCCACGGCCGGCCGCAGCACCCGCGCGACCTGGCCCGCCACAACTGTCTGGAATATGCCTATCTCTCCACCCGCAATGAATGGCGCTTCCGCGCGCGGGAGGGGGCTGAGACGATCGCGGTCAGGATCTCGGGCACCCTGAATGCCAATAACGGCCAGATCCTGCGCGATGCGGCCCTGGCCGGCACCGGTGTCGCCCGGCTGCCCGCCTTCATCGTCGGCACCGAGATCGCCGCCGGACTGATCGAGCCGGTGCTTGAGGATTTCGCGCCGCCACCGGTCGATATCTTCGCGGTCTATCCCCATAACCGGCATCTGTCGGCCAAGGTGCGCAGTTTCATCGATCATTATGTCGACTGGTTGCGCCAGCGCCGCCAGGACATGCCCTTCTCCTGATCAGCATCATAACCGGCTGTCCGGCCGGTTTCATGACCGGCTCAAGCCCCATCCGGCCGAGGATCTGCCGATGCCCAGCGATGACGCGTTCCCCGACATGCCCGAGCCTGGTCCGCAGGGTCGCCCGCAGGATGGCGGGGTCATCGATCTGGCGGCGTTCACGGCGCGGCCGCACCCGAACTGGTGCCTTGCGGCGCCCGCCGATGCCCTGCCCGGCCTGACGCCGCATATCCTGACGGCGATGCTGCCGATGTCGCCCGACCGGCTGTGCGGGCTGATGGCGCGGATGCTGCGCAGTCGCCCGCGCACCCGCATCATTGCCGCCGACCCCAACTCTTTCCGGATCGACGCCATCCAGCGCAGCCGGATCTTCCGCTTCACGGACGATGTGGCGCTGTGGGCAATGCCGGTCGGGGACGGGGCGGCGCCGGTGATCCTGTCGCGGTCGCGGATCGGCCGCAATGATCTGGGCGCCAACCGCCGGCGGGTGGAAGCCTGGCTTGGCGCCCTGACCAGCGGCCGGTGATCAGTTCGCGGCCAGCCGGCCGGCGGCCGCGATCAGCATGGCCCCGGCTGCGGCCTCGGCCCAACGCCGGCCGCGACCACCGAACAGGGCGCCGCCGCGCGCCCAGCGCCGGCCCATGATGCCGATGGCGAGGCTGAGGCCGGTATAGACCAGCCCGCACAGGCCGATGAAGATGACCGACAGGGCTGCCGCCTGCGGGGCGATGCCGGCCCCCGCCGTCATGAACTGCGGCAGGATCGCCATATAGATCATCATCCCCTTGGGGTTCAGCAGCGCGGTTAGAAAGCCGCGGGCCAATGGCCGGTTATGGCCCACATCCTGCAGCGTCAACCGCCCGGCGGCGAGCGCGTGGCGCAGCAGCCGCAGGCCCAGCCAGACCAGATAGCCCACCCCCAGCCAGCGCAGCGCATCGAACAGCACCGGTGACGCCGCGATCAGGGCGGCGATACCCAGCGCCACCAGTGTCGAATGCACAACATAGCCCAGGCAGACACCGGCGGTGGCACGCAAGCCCGCCGCCGTGCCGCCGGACACGGCCTGTGCGGCCACGAACAGCATGTCCGGGCCGGGGGTGCAGATCAGGGGCAGCACGGTGGCCGCGAACAGGATCAGGGTCATGGTTTCCATGGCCGCGATCATAGGCCGCCCGCCACGCAATCGGGTTGCGAAGATGCCGCGCGACCGGCAGTCTCTGGCGTCAGGTTGCGAGCAGCGGCGTGATATTGGCAGTGCGTGCCATAATGGCGATAGACCGGCACGGAGGCCGCTCATGAAACTGGACGAGATCGACCGGCGCATCCTGCGCGCGCTGCAACGCGATGCCCGGATCCAGAATGTCGATCTGGCGCGCGAGGTGGGGCTCACCCCCTCTCCCTGTCTGCGCCGGGTGCGCCTGCTGGAACAGGCCGGGGTGATCCGGCGCTATGTCGCGGTGCTCGACCCCGCACAGGTCGGTGCCGGGCTGTCTCTGTTCGTGCGGGTGTGGCTGAAGGCACAGGACGTCGAGACCATCGACAGCTTCATCGCCGCGGTCGAGCGCATCCCCGAAATCGTCGACTGCTATATCATGTTGGGCGACTGCGATTTTCTGCTGCGGGTGGTGGCCGCCGACCTGGATGACTACCGCCGCATCCAGGCCGCCCATCTGGGCCGTCTGCCCGGCGTGCAGAACCTGAAGACCGAGGTGCCCAGCCAGACAGTGAAGCAGAGCCATGCCCTGCCGCTGCGCTGATCGGCGTGGCAAAGGGCCACAAGGGCGGCTTTGCCACGGCGGTCAGGATGCCGCCTTCTCCACGATCAGATGGGGCATGCCATCCGAGGTCTTGCGGTGACTGCGACCGGTCGTGTCCACGGTGCCGCGGATGCGGTGGCGCCAGTTCGAGAAGCTTTCGAACCGAACGGTGTCGACCGGCCGGTCGAGCCTGATCTCCACCTGGCGATGGCGCGCGCCTCCTGAGAGGCCGACGACCTCACCACTATAGACCTGCCCCAGATAGCGCCCCGCCACCCGATCGCCCAGGGCGAGGCCCGATCGGGTGCCTCGCCGGGCAAGACGGGCGTGGAGCGTATTCCAGTCCCGCGCTCCGTGCTGCCGGGCAACGAGTTCAAGGGCCCGGGCATGGCTGACGATCATGTTCCCGGATCTGAGTGCCTGCCGCAGCGCCCTGGCCTGGGCTTTGACGGCATCGAGTGACGGCTGTGTCATGCGACCTCCTTCGCCTGCGGCGCCAACGGGGCGGTATCGGGCACGCGGAACCAAAAGATGATTGTGAGGGCCAGAGCAAACAGAACGGCATCCGCCACTGGAAAGGCGAACCACAGTCCCCGCGCGCCGAAGGCCGCATTCAGGGCCACGATCAGCGCCGGCGTCAGAATCCAGGGCTTGGCCAGGGTCAACACCGCGGTGCGCGAGGGATACCCCATCGCCTGGAAATGCATGGCCATCACGAGGATCGGCCCGGTGATGGCATAGAGCGCGGTCATCGGGCGCATGATCGCGCCAACGGCGGTGGCGATCGCGGGATCGGTTGAAAACAGCGCGCCCAGCGTCCCGCCCGCGAACATGCCGGCCAGGGCGACACTCAGACACCAGAGGAACGCGCTGGCCATGGCCAACCGCAGGGCCGCGCGCGCCCGGTCCACGCGGCCCGCGCCGACATTGTTGCCGGTGATGCTCTGGGTGGACAGCGCGATCGCCATCTGCGGCAGGAAGGCCAGCCCCAGCATGCGCGTCACCACGCCATAGGCCGCGACACAGGTGGCCTGATCCGCGCCGTCGGCGTCGGTGCCGATGGCGACGAGCACGGTGCTGACCACCAGGGCCATCCCGATGAAGCTCAGGCTGAGGGGCAGACCCAGCGCGAGGATCTGTCGCCACCCGGACAACCAGTTGTCGCGCAACAGGGCCGCCAGCGGCAGCAGGCTGGAGCTGCGTCCGCGCACCGCCACGAGAAGTGACAGGCCAAGCGCCTGCGCGGCAACGGTGCCGGCCGCGGATCCGGCGACCCCAAGGTCGAGACACACGATCGCTGTATAGTTCGCCGCAATATTCAGCAGGTTGACAAGCACCGAAAGCAGCGCGATCAGCCCGGCCCGCCCCTCGTTGCGCAAGGCATCGGCATGCAGTCCCAGGCCGAACTGCACAGGCGCGCCCAGGATCAGGATCAGCAGATAGTCCCGCGCGGGCGCCGCGACAGCCGGGTTCCCACCAGCCAGAAACGAAATGGTGGCGGGGCCGATGGTCAACGCCGCCAGGATCAGGACGACACTCAATGCGAGAGCCAGCCCGTGCGCGCCGGCGAAGACGGCGCTCGCCCGGGTCCGCGATCCCGCGCCAAGATGCCGGGCCAGCAGGCTCGACATGCCGCCACCCGCCAGCGCGGTCAACGCGGTCAGCAGCATGACGACGGGAAATGCCAGGCTGACGGCGGCAAGAGCGTCGGCGCCGATGAGACGCCCGACAAAGATCCCGTCGACCACGTTCAGCAGACCGCCCGTCGACATGACCACCACCATGGGCAAGGCGTTGGACAGGAATAATCGTCCGATGGGTCGCGTCAGAAAGGGGTTTTCAACGGCATTGGCAGCCCGTCCGACAGACATCGCTCACTCCTCCGGAGAGGCATCTCGATGAGGGAGGGGGCCTGCATTGCCCACCTGCGAAATGCATCGAGGGTGAGATATCGTCGTGATCCGGGCTTCACCGTGACAGGAGTCCGCAGGCGGCAGGTGCCCGGCACCTTGCGGTGTCGATACAAGGAACCCACTCTCAAGGCAACATGGGAAATGGGGGCCACCTCAGTTTCCCGTCCTGACATGCCGCCGGGCCGACGGCCTGGCTCCGGCCGTCACGGCTGGACCGCCCGGCATTCACCCGACCCCGCCCGCTCAGCCACGCCCCACTCAGCCACGCCCGGTCAGATGCCGGTTCAGCCGCCGTTCCACCAGCGCGAACACCCGGGTCAGCACCAGGGTGATGACCAGATAGATCACGCCGGCCGCCAGGAACAATTCGGTCACGGCGAAGGTGCGTGAAATCAGCGTGCGGGTGACACCCATCAGATCCAGGATGGTGATGGTGCTGGCCAGCGCGCTGGCCTTGATCATCAGGATCACCTCGTTGCCATAGGCGGGAAAGCCATAGCGTACCGCGATCGGCATGATGATCCGCCGGAAGGTCAGCGCCCGGCTCATGCCCAGCGCCTGTGCCGCCTCGATCTGGCCGCGCGGCACCGCCTGAATCGCGCCGCGCAGGATCTCGGCGGTATAGCCGCTGGTGTTCAGCGCAAAGGCGATGATGGCGCACCAGTATGGCTCGCGCAGGATCGGCCACAGCATGCTGCTGCGCACGAAAGTGAACTGCGACAGGCCGTAATAGATCAGGAACAGCTGCACCAGCAGCGGCGTGCCGCGGAAGAAGAAGATATAGCCGCGCCCGGTCCAGGCCAGCAGCGGATTGCGCGAGACCCGCGCCATCGCCACCACCAGCGCCAGCGCCGCCCCCACCACCAGGGCCAGCGCCACCAGTTCCAGCGTGGTCCACAGCCCGCCGAGCAGCCGTTCCCAGTTGTCGAAGATGACCTGCCAGCGCATCGGTCAGGCCCTCCCGGCTTTGGGCACACCACCCGGCCGGCGGCCGGTGCCCCGCGCCGCCCAGTATTCCAGGCGCGCGATGCCGATCTCGGCGATCAGGGTGAAGAACAGATAGATCAGCGCCGCCGCGAAGAAGAAGGTGAACGGCTCACGCGTCGCACCCGCCGCGACATGGGCCTTGCGCATCAGCTCGTCCAGGGCCACCACCGACACCAGCGAGGTGTCTTTCATCATCACCAGCAGCAGATTGCCCAGTCCCGGCAGGGCCAGCCGCCAGACCTGCGGCAGCACGATGCGCCGGAAGGCGAGCGCCGGGCTCATCCCCAGCGCGCGCGCCGCCTCGATCTGGCCTTTGGGCAGGGCGCCCAGCGCGCCGCGCAACACCTCGGTCGCATAGGCGCCATAGGCGAGACCCAGCGCGGTGACACCGGCCACGAACGGGCCGATGGTCACCTGGGCGTCGCTGCCGGTCATCGCCAGCACATTGTTGACCAGCACCGGCAGGGCAAAGAACACGAACAGCACCACCAGCAGTTCAGGGATGCCCCGGATGA harbors:
- a CDS encoding oligopeptide/dipeptide ABC transporter ATP-binding protein produces the protein MSLLEIDGLTVTFGAGRRAFRAVDDISLSVDAGEVLGIVGESGSGKSVSSLAIMGLLPATATVTARTARFDGTDLLTLSPRARRRLTGRDVAMVFQDPLTSLNPCFTVGFQIIEALKVHEGGNRRQLRDRAIDLLAQVGIPDAKSRIDAYPHQLSGGMNQRVVIAMAIACNPRLLIADEPTTALDVTIQAQILDLLLSLQRDRGMALILITHDLAVVAETAKRVAVMYAGQVVEVGDVPQIFRHPRHPYTAALLEALPERAAGKRRLNAIPGVVPGQYDRPTGCLLNPRCPHATAHCVAAQPALRPWPQGEVGSGMSTAMVRCHTPLDDAGRPTRVADTAEVIHG
- a CDS encoding ABC transporter permease subunit, which produces MHADSNLPPPAGLPAAAPAGTGAPVPPRAILAFWADFKRNPGAVSGLAIILVIAFLAVFADLVAPHSPNAQFRDALLLPPAFVEGGNWVYPLGTDDVGRDMLSRLIHGARLSLLIGIIVVTLSLAAGILLGLVAGFFGGVVDTLIMRLMDVMLALPSLLLAIAIVAILGPGLANAMFAIAIVVLPHYVRLTRAAAMGEVNKEYVTASRLAGARPLRLMFQAILPNCMAPLIVQATLGFSTAILDAAALGFLGLGAQPPTPEWGTMLAGVLQYIQRAWWVVTLPGLAILITVLAFNLLGDGLRDALDPRMKR
- a CDS encoding ABC transporter permease subunit, whose product is MFAFVFRRLGLVIPTFLGVTLFAFILIRLIPGDPVAMLAGERGMSPERHAQMMAQLGLDRPMIEQYVMYLWSLLQGDFGRSLVTRTPVLDEFMTLFPATLELSVTAMLFALIIGLPAGIIAAVRRGTALDHTVMAGALTGYSMPIFWWGLLLILLFSVTLGWTPVSGRISVLYYIEPVTGFMLIDTLLSDEPEAFWSALHHLVLPAIVLGTIPLAVIARMTRSSMLEVLGEDYVRTARAKGLNPVRVVLVHALRNALIPVITVIGLQVGLLLAGAILTETIFAWPGIGKWLIESIGRRDYPSVQGGILLVSCVVIVVNLIVDLLYGIINPRIRHAR
- a CDS encoding ABC transporter substrate-binding protein, translated to MYKALMGAAAAVALLGAVGAAEAKTMVYCSEGSPEGFNPQLFTSGTTFDASSRNVYNRLVEFERGTTTVKPGLAERYDVSDDGLTYTFHLRKGVKFQSVKGFTPSRDFNADDVVYSFERQLNPDHPYHKVSGGTYEYFQGMSMPSLLKAVEKVDDQTVRFVLNRPEAPFIANMAMDFASILSAEYADKMQTAGTPEKVDLEPVGTGPFQLVNYQKDAVIRYKAHPDYWRGKGDIDTLVFSITPDASVRYAKIKAGECHVMPFPNPADLAQMGSDPDVNLMSQEGLNIGYLAFNVRKKPFDDVKVRQALNLATNKAAIIEAIYQGAGKVAKNPIPPTIWSYNDKVEDYPYDPEQAKALLKEAGLEGGFETDIWAMPVQRPYNPGARRMAEMIQSDWAAIGVKANIVSYEWGEYLKRAQAGEHQTLLLGWTGDNGDPDNFLAVLLGCDAANGGSNYAGWCYKPFDDLIMKAKTVADQGERTKLYEEAQVVFKEQAPWMTIAHSVVYQPIRPEVQDWRIDPLGGHYFYGPSLKD
- a CDS encoding glutathione S-transferase family protein; its protein translation is MGVMIDGVWHDRWYDTAKSGGRFEREASRFRDRLALTPDDDGLPAVPGRYHLYVSLACPWAHRTLIWRKLKRLEDAISVSVVDPRMGGAGWTFGAPVEAGPDAPAFAGATGDDLAGHTALHQVYASANPGYTGRVTVPVLWDRERATIVNNESAELVRMLDRAFDHLAPAHGNPDLVLCPDDLRDEIDAVNALVYDAINNGVYKAGFATTQAAYEDAVEPLFAALDQMEARLAAGAGWLVGGRMTEADLRLFTTLIRFDPVYHGHFKCNRRRIADYRMLRALTARIAAVPAVAATIDDAHIRWHYYWSHTTINPTRVVPVGPGDPLVVNPDFPAPTLPGL
- the wrbA gene encoding NAD(P)H:quinone oxidoreductase: MTKVLVLYYSMYGHIETMAGAVAEGAASVDGVEVTVKRVPETMPREVAEKAGAKLDQAAPEATPAELPDYDAIIFGTPTRFGNMAAQMRSFLDQTGGLWAQGKLVGKVGSVFVSTATGGGNESTVLTFWPTLAHHGMVIVGLPYAAPELFDISEARGGSPYGAGSLAGGDGSRQPSAKELSMARFQGAHVAGIARKLAGA
- a CDS encoding LysR family transcriptional regulator; translated protein: MDHLTSMAVFARVVEAQSFSSAARALGLSKSAVSKHIGRLEDRLGARLLNRTTRRLSLTEMGEVYYRRCARILREAEEADLEVGRLQDEPRGTLRINAPMSFGLLHLAPCLPGFMERYPHVRVEVSLDDRFVDVVDEGYDLVVRIGNLADSSLIARKLAESRTMVVATPGYWDTHGRPQHPRDLARHNCLEYAYLSTRNEWRFRAREGAETIAVRISGTLNANNGQILRDAALAGTGVARLPAFIVGTEIAAGLIEPVLEDFAPPPVDIFAVYPHNRHLSAKVRSFIDHYVDWLRQRRQDMPFS
- a CDS encoding DUF1499 domain-containing protein, which encodes MPSDDAFPDMPEPGPQGRPQDGGVIDLAAFTARPHPNWCLAAPADALPGLTPHILTAMLPMSPDRLCGLMARMLRSRPRTRIIAADPNSFRIDAIQRSRIFRFTDDVALWAMPVGDGAAPVILSRSRIGRNDLGANRRRVEAWLGALTSGR
- a CDS encoding LysE family translocator, whose product is METMTLILFAATVLPLICTPGPDMLFVAAQAVSGGTAAGLRATAGVCLGYVVHSTLVALGIAALIAASPVLFDALRWLGVGYLVWLGLRLLRHALAAGRLTLQDVGHNRPLARGFLTALLNPKGMMIYMAILPQFMTAGAGIAPQAAALSVIFIGLCGLVYTGLSLAIGIMGRRWARGGALFGGRGRRWAEAAAGAMLIAAAGRLAAN
- a CDS encoding Lrp/AsnC family transcriptional regulator; protein product: MKLDEIDRRILRALQRDARIQNVDLAREVGLTPSPCLRRVRLLEQAGVIRRYVAVLDPAQVGAGLSLFVRVWLKAQDVETIDSFIAAVERIPEIVDCYIMLGDCDFLLRVVAADLDDYRRIQAAHLGRLPGVQNLKTEVPSQTVKQSHALPLR